From Methanococcus maripaludis, the proteins below share one genomic window:
- a CDS encoding DMT family transporter: MKKLLKKYELFLLMIPAVFFGAGAFITGKIGILELSWDELTFLRFLIASAIILPLVLKKEHKNLKLKKNDAYIVILAGLFGMFGYHALFFMSLEYITAINSALLMATTPMVTSIIAAIVLGEYFGIKRIFAVFIAFFGVLITITNGNLEVLKNLSFNIGDVIMFSAVLCMALYAVLSKKVAQKYSPSVILTYGYILTVVLLIPYMILKNPINAILNASLETWLSIIYMAVFASVLAQLLQQISLKYHGASKTMLFYQFVPIIVIMLSAIFLREPFTKITAISTLFIMSGVYINSTIKRD; the protein is encoded by the coding sequence ATGAAAAAACTTTTGAAAAAATATGAATTATTTCTGCTGATGATTCCGGCAGTTTTTTTCGGGGCCGGAGCATTTATAACTGGAAAAATCGGAATTTTGGAACTTTCATGGGACGAATTAACATTTTTAAGATTTTTAATAGCGTCTGCAATAATATTACCTTTAGTTTTAAAGAAAGAACATAAAAATTTGAAATTAAAGAAAAACGATGCATATATCGTGATTTTAGCAGGATTATTTGGAATGTTTGGGTACCATGCATTATTTTTCATGTCGCTTGAATATATCACTGCAATAAATTCTGCGCTATTGATGGCAACAACTCCAATGGTTACTTCAATAATTGCGGCAATAGTTTTAGGCGAATATTTTGGAATTAAACGGATATTTGCGGTATTTATTGCATTTTTTGGAGTATTAATTACAATTACAAACGGAAATTTAGAAGTTCTTAAAAACCTTTCATTTAACATCGGGGATGTTATAATGTTTTCTGCAGTTTTATGCATGGCATTATACGCAGTACTCAGTAAAAAAGTCGCTCAAAAATATTCTCCATCGGTAATATTAACATACGGGTATATTTTAACAGTCGTACTTTTGATACCATATATGATTCTAAAAAACCCAATAAATGCGATATTAAATGCATCTCTGGAAACTTGGCTTTCAATAATATATATGGCAGTATTTGCATCGGTTTTAGCACAGCTATTACAGCAGATATCTTTAAAATATCATGGGGCAAGTAAAACGATGTTGTTTTACCAGTTCGTTCCAATAATTGTAATTATGCTTTCTGCAATTTTTTTACGGGAGCCATTTACAAAAATAACTGCAATAAGCACTTTATTCATAATGAGCGGAGTATATATTAATTCAACCATTAAACGAGACTAG
- a CDS encoding aldo/keto reductase: MQYREIKKTGDKISALGFGAMRLPTKNGSIDKEKAKKQIYYAIDNGVNFIDTAFPYHGGASESFLGEILSENYRNKIKLSTKLPQWQVKKYEDMEMYLDTQLKKLNTDFIDYYFIHSLSKDSWAKMKDLGVLKFLEEAKKSGKIKYACFSYHDNTETFKEIIDAYDWDACLIQYNYLDEQNQAGTKGLNYAASKGIGVFIMEPLRGGNLSKKVPKEAEEIFNSYEIKRTPADWALRWVLNHPEVTCVLSGMNEESHVKENLKVASETTPDSLSNEELEIYDKVKNVYRKLMKINCTGCGYCMPCPFGVDIPACFSMYNEKSIFNDKKTGFLYLARLGGVMGGEESHAGLCTNCGKCVKSCPQNLDIPALLKDVSTELGGSGFNLKIKLAKIAMSIYSSFNSLKQKISKN; the protein is encoded by the coding sequence ATGCAGTACCGCGAAATTAAAAAAACTGGCGACAAAATCTCAGCACTCGGATTTGGTGCAATGAGGCTTCCAACCAAAAACGGATCTATTGATAAAGAAAAAGCAAAAAAACAGATTTACTACGCGATAGATAATGGTGTAAACTTTATTGATACGGCATTTCCCTACCACGGTGGTGCAAGTGAATCTTTTTTAGGTGAAATTCTTTCAGAGAATTACCGAAATAAAATAAAGCTCTCGACAAAACTTCCCCAGTGGCAGGTTAAAAAATATGAAGATATGGAAATGTATCTTGATACCCAGCTTAAAAAATTAAATACGGATTTTATCGATTACTATTTTATTCACAGTCTTTCAAAGGACAGTTGGGCAAAAATGAAAGATCTTGGAGTTTTAAAATTCTTAGAAGAAGCTAAAAAAAGTGGAAAAATAAAATACGCGTGTTTTTCTTACCACGACAATACCGAAACGTTCAAGGAAATAATTGATGCATATGATTGGGATGCATGTTTGATTCAGTATAATTATTTGGATGAACAAAATCAGGCAGGAACCAAAGGTTTAAACTATGCCGCATCAAAAGGAATCGGCGTATTTATCATGGAGCCATTAAGGGGCGGAAACCTTTCAAAAAAAGTTCCAAAAGAAGCAGAAGAAATTTTTAATAGCTACGAAATTAAAAGAACGCCTGCTGACTGGGCACTGCGATGGGTTTTAAATCATCCCGAAGTTACATGCGTTCTTTCTGGAATGAATGAAGAATCTCACGTAAAAGAAAATTTAAAAGTTGCAAGCGAAACCACTCCAGATTCACTTTCAAATGAAGAATTAGAAATTTATGATAAGGTAAAAAATGTTTATCGAAAATTAATGAAAATAAACTGTACGGGCTGTGGATACTGTATGCCATGTCCATTTGGAGTAGATATTCCGGCCTGCTTTTCAATGTACAACGAAAAAAGTATTTTTAACGATAAAAAGACTGGATTTTTGTATCTTGCAAGATTAGGTGGAGTAATGGGTGGTGAAGAGTCTCACGCGGGCCTTTGTACAAATTGCGGTAAATGTGTTAAATCATGTCCACAGAATCTTGATATTCCGGCACTTTTAAAAGATGTTTCAACTGAACTTGGTGGAAGCGGATTTAATTTAAAAATAAAACTAGCTAAAATAGCAATGTCGATTTATAGTTCTTTTAATTCTTTAAAACAAAAAATATCAAAAAATTAA
- a CDS encoding ABC transporter ATP-binding protein, protein MILEIDIEKNYYESKKLKKNKNPSFNLKSKFSIDSGSIIVLFGRSGSGKTSTLGCIAGLLDPDNGKIIVNNEIYYDSDKNINMPPQERNLGYVFQNYALFPHLTVKENIEYGIKHLSEEEKEKRVSDLLVLTQIEGLENRYPDQISGGQKQRVALARALAPSPKILLLDEPFSALDMISRMRLRESLRSIQKELKIPVVFVTHSFEEAFVMAEKVVTFHNGRIQQIGTPEEIFYNPINTNVAQLVGYINIFSNAEIDYNKNNPDFSVLDYRDMKMSIKKFNKSMNEVSFGIRPENIKLIDINSEKTENVFECIIKDVVNEGSTSLVYLEVIQNGLKLMSKAQNDKFKKLNYAVGEKCKIELLKDKITILMTQSVKKIDLN, encoded by the coding sequence ATGATTTTAGAAATAGATATTGAAAAAAACTACTACGAATCGAAAAAATTAAAAAAGAATAAAAATCCTTCGTTTAATTTAAAATCCAAATTCAGTATAGATAGCGGTTCGATAATAGTTTTATTTGGAAGGTCAGGTTCTGGAAAAACAAGCACGCTGGGCTGTATTGCCGGCCTTTTAGATCCTGATAACGGAAAGATTATTGTAAACAATGAAATCTATTACGATTCCGATAAAAACATAAATATGCCCCCACAGGAACGAAATTTAGGTTATGTTTTCCAAAATTATGCTTTATTTCCCCATTTAACAGTCAAAGAAAATATTGAATACGGAATTAAACATTTAAGCGAAGAAGAAAAGGAAAAAAGGGTATCTGACCTTTTAGTATTAACTCAGATTGAAGGACTCGAAAATAGATATCCTGATCAGATTTCTGGTGGCCAAAAACAGCGTGTAGCTCTTGCAAGAGCACTTGCACCAAGCCCAAAAATACTGCTACTCGATGAACCGTTTTCTGCACTGGATATGATTTCAAGAATGCGTTTAAGGGAAAGTTTGAGGAGTATTCAAAAAGAATTAAAAATCCCTGTAGTTTTCGTGACACACAGCTTTGAAGAAGCTTTTGTAATGGCTGAAAAAGTTGTAACATTTCATAATGGACGGATTCAGCAGATCGGAACTCCAGAAGAGATATTTTATAACCCGATAAACACGAATGTTGCACAACTCGTTGGATACATAAATATTTTTTCAAATGCAGAAATAGATTACAATAAAAATAATCCTGATTTTTCAGTATTGGACTATCGGGACATGAAAATGTCGATAAAAAAATTTAATAAATCGATGAATGAGGTTTCCTTTGGAATCAGGCCTGAAAATATAAAATTAATTGATATAAACAGCGAAAAAACAGAAAACGTTTTTGAATGTATAATAAAAGATGTGGTTAATGAAGGTTCTACGAGTCTTGTATACCTTGAAGTAATCCAAAATGGCTTAAAACTTATGTCAAAGGCCCAAAATGATAAATTCAAAAAATTAAATTATGCGGTCGGAGAAAAATGTAAAATTGAACTTTTAAAAGATAAAATAACGATTTTAATGACCCAAAGTGTGAAAAAAATCGATTTAAATTAA
- the modB gene encoding molybdate ABC transporter permease subunit, with the protein MDSIVFPLVLTLKISFISTFFVVIFGVILSYILARKRFYGRDILENLVTLPMVLPPTVLGYLLALQLGKNGFIGSLIYKFTGSGILFTWQAAVIAAFIVSFPLMVKTTTAAISAVDRELEYVSYTLGKTELQTIYKITLPLSKKGIVAGAILSFARAVGEFGATLMVAGNLPGKTNTMSLSIYQAFQTGNYDLANVLVVLLVIMSFLTIFLTGRFVEKWKF; encoded by the coding sequence ATGGATTCAATAGTATTTCCTTTAGTACTTACATTAAAAATTTCTTTTATATCTACATTTTTTGTAGTTATTTTTGGAGTTATTCTTTCATACATTCTCGCTAGAAAACGATTTTACGGGCGAGATATTCTGGAGAATTTAGTAACTCTTCCAATGGTTCTTCCACCAACCGTTTTGGGGTATTTACTTGCACTACAGCTTGGAAAAAATGGATTTATCGGAAGTTTAATATACAAATTTACAGGCTCAGGAATTTTATTTACCTGGCAGGCTGCTGTAATAGCTGCATTTATCGTATCATTTCCGTTAATGGTTAAAACAACGACAGCTGCAATCTCTGCAGTTGATAGGGAACTTGAATATGTATCATACACTTTGGGAAAAACAGAATTACAGACAATCTACAAAATAACCCTTCCACTATCTAAAAAAGGAATAGTTGCGGGCGCAATTCTTAGTTTTGCACGAGCAGTTGGTGAGTTTGGTGCGACATTAATGGTTGCAGGAAATCTTCCTGGAAAAACAAATACAATGTCATTATCAATTTACCAGGCATTTCAAACCGGAAACTACGATTTAGCAAATGTATTGGTAGTATTGTTAGTTATAATGTCATTTTTGACGATATTTCTTACTGGAAGATTTGTTGAAAAATGGAAGTTTTAA
- the modA gene encoding molybdate ABC transporter substrate-binding protein, with protein sequence MAKKSSEIITGLITAILLSAMLLFAGCVSDSSSAEKTTTITVSAASSLTDAMTAIAAAFEEDNPNINVELNFAASGSLRQQIEGGAPVDVFASASKKHVDILEDENLTSAGSRTNFASNSLVLIVPAGNPSNISSVEDLTSDAVTKVSIGNPETAPVGKYAKESLTNSGLWDELEEKMVYGENVRQVLTYLETGDVDAGFVYMTDAKIAKENSIEIIATVPTVTEIIYPVCIIDSSENKEEAQVFLDYLTSETGKQILTDYGFTAEN encoded by the coding sequence ATGGCCAAAAAGTCATCAGAAATAATCACAGGACTTATAACTGCAATTTTATTATCTGCAATGTTACTCTTTGCAGGATGCGTTTCTGATTCGTCATCAGCAGAAAAAACGACCACGATAACCGTTTCGGCAGCATCTAGTTTAACTGATGCAATGACAGCTATTGCAGCAGCATTTGAAGAAGATAATCCAAATATTAATGTTGAATTAAATTTTGCAGCATCTGGATCGCTTCGACAGCAGATTGAAGGGGGAGCTCCTGTAGATGTATTTGCTTCAGCTTCTAAAAAACACGTAGACATACTTGAAGATGAAAATTTAACAAGCGCTGGTTCTAGAACGAATTTTGCGTCAAACAGTTTAGTATTAATCGTTCCAGCTGGAAATCCATCGAACATTAGTTCAGTTGAAGATTTAACAAGTGACGCAGTAACAAAAGTTTCAATTGGAAATCCTGAAACTGCACCTGTTGGAAAATATGCTAAAGAATCACTCACAAATTCTGGTTTATGGGATGAACTCGAAGAAAAAATGGTTTACGGAGAAAATGTAAGACAGGTTTTAACTTACCTCGAAACTGGGGACGTTGATGCAGGATTTGTATATATGACAGATGCAAAAATTGCAAAAGAAAATTCAATCGAGATTATAGCAACAGTACCAACTGTTACAGAAATTATTTATCCAGTATGTATCATAGATTCTTCTGAGAATAAAGAAGAAGCCCAAGTTTTCTTAGACTATTTAACAAGTGAAACCGGAAAACAAATCTTGACAGATTATGGCTTTACAGCAGAAAATTAG
- a CDS encoding flavoprotein gives MFKDKNIVVGICACSPAIKTLDLIGQLRERGAEVDVIMTPNSVNFVSPLMVQREAKRPVQIEAFELPKMYDPNHKSLSQKADLLILAPVSANTLGKAANGIADNLLATTIMSTKAPIVAAMHINPMMYSNPAVQRNIKQLKEDGFIFVDNGNEETPSKFPEISQIMSTVEQALNQK, from the coding sequence ATGTTTAAAGACAAAAATATTGTGGTAGGTATCTGTGCATGCAGTCCTGCAATAAAAACTCTGGATTTGATTGGACAATTGCGCGAAAGGGGTGCAGAAGTCGATGTTATCATGACACCGAATTCTGTCAACTTTGTGTCACCATTGATGGTTCAAAGGGAAGCTAAAAGACCGGTTCAAATCGAAGCTTTTGAACTTCCTAAAATGTATGATCCAAATCATAAATCATTATCACAAAAGGCAGATTTGCTGATTTTAGCGCCGGTTTCAGCCAACACCTTGGGAAAAGCTGCAAATGGTATAGCAGATAACTTGCTGGCAACAACAATCATGTCTACAAAAGCTCCCATCGTTGCGGCAATGCACATAAACCCGATGATGTACAGCAATCCTGCCGTTCAGAGAAACATAAAACAATTAAAAGAAGACGGATTTATCTTTGTTGACAATGGAAATGAAGAAACTCCTAGCAAGTTCCCTGAAATTTCCCAGATCATGTCAACAGTTGAACAAGCGCTAAATCAAAAATAA
- a CDS encoding thioredoxin family protein yields MKITILGMGCKKCVEVYDNVKKAVEELKIDAEVVKITDAAKIAEYVMSTPGVVVDDEVIFEGKVPSVEEIKNELSKL; encoded by the coding sequence ATGAAAATAACAATATTAGGAATGGGATGTAAAAAATGCGTTGAAGTTTATGACAACGTGAAAAAAGCAGTAGAAGAACTCAAAATAGATGCAGAAGTAGTAAAAATTACAGACGCTGCAAAAATTGCAGAATATGTAATGTCAACTCCTGGCGTTGTAGTTGATGATGAAGTAATCTTTGAAGGAAAAGTACCAAGTGTTGAAGAAATTAAAAATGAATTATCTAAACTTTAA
- a CDS encoding permease, translating to MFGWLDYGARYIVENVLNMSMDTAIGSSVHFFIYDSLKIVILLSIMIFSISYIRSYFPPEKTKKILERYSGVSGNIMASLLGTVTPFCSCSSVPIFIGFIEAGVPLGVTLSFLITSPIVNEAAFAVLLASFGWQIAMIYVVSGVIIGVVGGLIIGKLGMENQVEEYVYSIRSRARKIKELTQKERLKFAYDSTRDIVKRVWLYILIGIGIGAIIHGYAPEEVLAKYAGPENPLAVIFATIIAVPLYSNALGTIPIAEALIGKGVGIGTALAFMMATTALSFPEAVLLRKVIKPKLIAVFFGITSIAIVITGYLFNILL from the coding sequence ATGTTTGGCTGGTTAGATTATGGTGCGAGATATATTGTAGAAAATGTCCTGAATATGAGTATGGATACTGCAATTGGCTCATCCGTTCATTTTTTCATATACGACAGCTTAAAAATTGTTATACTGCTGTCTATTATGATATTTTCGATTTCATACATTAGAAGTTATTTCCCACCTGAAAAAACAAAAAAAATACTTGAAAGGTACTCTGGAGTTTCTGGAAATATTATGGCATCCCTACTAGGGACTGTTACGCCATTTTGTTCATGCTCTTCAGTTCCAATATTTATTGGATTTATTGAAGCAGGAGTTCCATTAGGAGTTACTCTTTCATTCTTGATTACTTCTCCGATAGTAAACGAAGCTGCGTTTGCTGTACTTTTAGCATCATTTGGCTGGCAGATAGCAATGATTTATGTGGTTTCGGGCGTTATTATCGGGGTAGTTGGTGGACTTATAATTGGCAAACTTGGAATGGAAAATCAGGTTGAAGAGTATGTATACAGCATAAGAAGCAGGGCTCGAAAAATAAAAGAATTAACACAAAAAGAGCGGTTAAAATTTGCATACGACAGCACCCGTGATATTGTAAAGAGAGTCTGGCTCTATATCCTGATAGGTATTGGAATTGGTGCAATAATACATGGATATGCGCCAGAAGAAGTGCTTGCAAAATATGCAGGTCCTGAAAATCCCTTGGCAGTAATTTTTGCAACAATTATTGCAGTGCCCCTTTATTCAAATGCTCTTGGAACAATTCCTATCGCAGAAGCTTTAATTGGAAAAGGGGTTGGAATTGGAACTGCACTTGCATTTATGATGGCGACAACTGCGTTATCATTCCCAGAAGCAGTTTTACTTAGAAAAGTAATAAAACCAAAATTAATCGCGGTATTCTTTGGAATTACGAGCATTGCAATTGTAATTACTGGATATTTATTCAATATCCTCCTTTAA